The following proteins are encoded in a genomic region of Ornithinibacillus sp. 4-3:
- a CDS encoding catalase — MHEKDNINEKSKQDQLENFKVDDMNQDMTTNQGLKISEDELSLTAGERGPTLMEDFHFREKITHFDHERIPERVVHARGFAAHGEFEAYESMEEYTKAKFLSEAGKKTPVFVRFSTVVGSRGSADTVRDVRGFATKFYTEEGTYDLVNNIHPVFFIQDGIKFPDIVHAIKPEPHNEIPQATAAHDTLWDFVANNQETANQIMFLMSPRAVPRSYRMVEGFSINTFRFVNKEGVARFIRLHWKPKLGVHSLVWDEAQKISGKDPDFHRRDIYDAIEMGNFVEYELGVQMIEEKDEFAFDFDILDATKFWPEEEVPVKIIGKMTLNKNVDNFFAETEQVAFHPGHIVPGIDFSNDPLLQGRLFSYTDTQLIRLGGPNFHEIPINRPVVPFYNNQRDGYHRQTINKGKVAYHKNSMANNTPAPISEEQGGFAHYQEKVEGKKVRQRSASFNDHFSQAKIFWNSVSDPERKYIIDAFSFEVGHVKDMNVRQQVVNMFANVDIHLATQIAANLGVVAPAGVQDSPVTKTFPSLSQLNTIKTAATRKVGVILNHAFNEKEVIEILHGLNTNGVIYEIISEKQGMLKGTVGQELMANHTFTTTDPVLYDAIYVASGAGQNSDFYMHTTYYLKEAYKHYKPIGASQDGMMFLEENDFIGSQGVVAGEGAMFVKNFTKAIAEHRHWNRKTV; from the coding sequence ATGCATGAAAAAGATAATATTAATGAAAAGAGTAAACAGGATCAATTGGAGAATTTTAAAGTAGATGATATGAATCAAGATATGACAACAAATCAGGGATTAAAAATTTCTGAAGATGAACTAAGCTTAACAGCTGGTGAACGGGGTCCGACTTTGATGGAGGACTTTCATTTTCGGGAAAAGATAACACACTTTGACCATGAACGAATTCCTGAACGTGTTGTGCATGCACGCGGGTTCGCTGCACATGGTGAGTTTGAAGCATACGAATCGATGGAAGAATACACAAAAGCAAAATTTTTATCAGAAGCGGGTAAAAAGACGCCTGTCTTTGTTCGTTTTTCAACAGTGGTAGGGTCTCGAGGATCTGCAGACACGGTTCGGGACGTTCGAGGGTTTGCGACCAAGTTTTACACAGAAGAGGGAACCTATGATTTAGTTAATAACATTCATCCTGTATTTTTTATTCAGGACGGTATTAAGTTTCCTGATATTGTTCACGCGATTAAGCCTGAGCCACATAATGAAATACCGCAAGCAACTGCCGCTCATGATACATTATGGGATTTTGTAGCAAACAATCAAGAAACAGCTAATCAAATTATGTTTCTTATGTCACCTAGAGCAGTTCCAAGAAGTTATCGAATGGTAGAGGGCTTTAGTATCAATACGTTTCGCTTTGTAAATAAAGAGGGTGTTGCCCGCTTTATACGACTTCATTGGAAGCCGAAACTTGGTGTGCATTCTTTAGTGTGGGATGAAGCACAGAAAATTAGCGGGAAGGATCCAGACTTTCATCGCAGGGATATATATGATGCCATTGAGATGGGGAACTTTGTTGAGTATGAGTTAGGTGTGCAAATGATTGAGGAAAAAGATGAGTTTGCCTTTGATTTTGATATTTTAGATGCAACAAAGTTTTGGCCGGAAGAAGAAGTTCCAGTAAAAATAATTGGAAAGATGACATTAAATAAAAATGTTGATAATTTCTTTGCTGAAACGGAGCAAGTTGCTTTTCATCCAGGACATATTGTTCCCGGAATCGATTTTTCGAATGATCCGTTATTACAAGGGAGATTGTTCTCTTATACGGATACACAATTGATTCGACTAGGTGGCCCAAATTTTCATGAGATCCCTATTAATCGACCAGTCGTACCTTTCTATAATAATCAGCGTGATGGGTACCATCGTCAAACGATCAATAAGGGGAAAGTAGCCTATCATAAGAATTCAATGGCAAATAATACTCCAGCTCCTATAAGTGAAGAGCAAGGTGGATTTGCACATTATCAAGAAAAAGTTGAAGGTAAAAAAGTACGTCAACGGAGTGCAAGCTTCAATGATCATTTTTCACAAGCAAAAATCTTTTGGAATAGTGTGAGTGATCCAGAGCGAAAGTATATTATCGATGCCTTTAGCTTTGAGGTTGGGCATGTGAAGGATATGAATGTACGCCAGCAAGTAGTAAACATGTTTGCCAATGTGGATATCCATTTAGCTACTCAAATTGCTGCTAATCTTGGTGTAGTGGCTCCAGCAGGTGTACAAGATTCTCCAGTAACTAAAACCTTTCCTTCATTAAGTCAACTGAATACGATAAAGACTGCTGCAACTCGCAAAGTAGGCGTTATTTTAAATCATGCTTTTAATGAGAAGGAGGTCATTGAAATATTGCATGGCCTGAATACAAATGGTGTTATTTATGAGATCATTAGTGAGAAACAGGGAATGTTAAAGGGAACAGTTGGTCAGGAATTGATGGCTAATCATACGTTTACAACAACAGATCCTGTCTTATATGATGCAATCTATGTTGCGTCAGGGGCAGGTCAGAATAGTGATTTTTATATGCATACCACTTATTATTTAAAGGAGGCATATAAACATTACAAACCAATTGGTGCCTCGCAAGACGGAATGATGTTTTTAGAAGAGAATGATTTCATCGGAAGTCAAGGTGTGGTAGCAGGAGAAGGGGCAATGTTTGTGAAGAATTTTACTAAAGCTATTGCAGAACATCGACATTGGAATCGTAAGACTGTTTAA
- a CDS encoding catalase, with the protein MAENQDKKTTNEKKVKRETLTTRQGQPVFDNQNIRTIGNRGPATLENYHFIEKISHFDREEVPERVVHARGSGAFGYFETYGKVGDEPVEKYTRAKVFSGAGKKTPLMVRFSTVAGAKDSPETARDPRGFAVKMYTEDGNWDLVGNNLKIFFIRDAMKFPDMIHAFKADPASNVPNPQRMFDFVSRSPEATHMITFLFSPWGIPATYRHMQGSGVNTYKWVNDKGEAVLVKYHWEPKQGIRNLTQDEANEIQAKNVGHATQDLYEAIERGDYPEWELYVQIMEDDYHPELDFDPLDDTKLWPEDQFPWLPVGKMVLDRNPIDFHAEIEQAAFGTGVLVDGMDFSDDKMLQGRTFSYSDTQRHRVGANYLLLPTNAPKAPVRTNQQRGQMDFRNPKESTDNPHINYEPSMLGGLEEANAERPPHRPIYNDAAMSAPIDRPNHYGQAGNTYREFEDWERDELIKNLSEALAVCDKSIQDAMVEHFTKADEEYGKRVKEGIAKKMAEIEEMDKENNIPGREAGKSKFEQGSLAANEAAKDAVKKSHEVDPY; encoded by the coding sequence TTGGCTGAAAATCAAGATAAAAAAACAACAAATGAGAAAAAAGTGAAGCGTGAGACGTTAACAACGCGTCAAGGACAACCTGTATTCGATAATCAAAATATCCGTACGATTGGGAATCGAGGTCCAGCAACACTTGAGAATTACCATTTCATTGAAAAAATCTCTCATTTTGATCGAGAAGAAGTACCAGAGCGTGTTGTACATGCTCGAGGTAGCGGGGCATTTGGATACTTTGAAACATATGGTAAAGTTGGCGATGAGCCAGTAGAAAAGTACACACGTGCAAAAGTATTTTCAGGTGCTGGGAAGAAAACACCATTGATGGTCCGTTTTTCTACAGTGGCTGGAGCAAAAGATTCACCTGAAACTGCGCGAGATCCGCGTGGCTTTGCAGTAAAAATGTATACTGAGGATGGCAACTGGGATCTAGTTGGAAATAACTTAAAAATTTTCTTCATCCGGGATGCAATGAAATTCCCTGATATGATTCACGCATTTAAAGCAGATCCTGCCTCAAACGTACCTAACCCTCAACGAATGTTTGATTTCGTTTCTCGTTCACCTGAGGCAACCCATATGATAACATTTTTGTTCTCTCCATGGGGGATTCCAGCTACATACCGTCATATGCAAGGATCAGGTGTAAACACTTATAAATGGGTCAATGATAAAGGCGAGGCTGTACTTGTAAAATATCATTGGGAACCGAAACAAGGAATTCGTAACTTAACACAAGATGAGGCAAATGAGATTCAAGCAAAGAATGTCGGACATGCAACTCAAGACTTATATGAAGCAATTGAACGCGGTGATTATCCAGAATGGGAGCTATATGTACAAATCATGGAAGATGATTATCATCCAGAACTCGACTTTGATCCACTTGATGATACGAAATTGTGGCCAGAGGATCAGTTTCCATGGTTACCAGTAGGTAAAATGGTGCTCGATCGTAATCCAATAGATTTTCATGCGGAGATTGAGCAAGCTGCCTTTGGTACAGGAGTACTTGTTGATGGTATGGATTTTTCAGATGATAAAATGCTCCAAGGACGTACCTTTTCCTACTCTGATACACAGCGTCATCGCGTCGGTGCAAACTATTTGTTATTACCTACAAACGCACCAAAAGCACCAGTACGTACAAATCAACAACGGGGTCAGATGGATTTCCGAAACCCTAAAGAATCAACGGATAATCCTCATATCAATTATGAACCGTCCATGCTAGGTGGTCTTGAGGAAGCAAATGCAGAACGACCACCACATCGACCAATATATAACGATGCAGCTATGAGCGCTCCAATTGATCGTCCTAATCACTACGGGCAAGCAGGTAACACATATCGAGAATTTGAAGATTGGGAGCGTGATGAATTAATTAAAAATTTATCTGAAGCGCTTGCGGTCTGTGATAAGAGCATTCAAGATGCTATGGTCGAACATTTTACCAAGGCTGATGAAGAATACGGCAAACGTGTCAAAGAAGGAATCGCTAAGAAAATGGCAGAAATAGAAGAAATGGATAAAGAAAACAATATTCCAGGTCGTGAAGCAGGCAAGTCAAAATTTGAACAAGGTTCTCTAGCAGCAAACGAAGCAGCAAAAGATGCTGTGAAGAAAAGTCATGAAGTTGATCCTTATTAA